AATTGTCATAGTCACTGGTTTATGCTGAATGGACAAATCAAACTCCATTTTAGTACATGTTTTGGTATTTCAAACTATTTTCATTAATTTTGTAATTCTGTCCATTTATAATTATAGCTTAATGATGACTGAATAAGGTCTTCTATTGTATTGGATTTCAGGATTTTACCGATGTTTTAGTAAGCAGTTAATTCTTCCCACATAACCCATAAACCAGTGGCCTTGACATTAGTACTAAAGGTCTATATATAAACACTTAATATGAACAGAAACATAAGAAATAATCTAAAATATTTTCTAAAGTTGAGAAAATAATGTATAGCAAGGTGGATATTGTACAAATACAAAATGCcctataaataaataataaactgCAATGCAATTAAGAAACTTCATATATCTGCAATCAGGAGAAAAAAAGCATAACTCACATTTCATTTCTAGACAGATTAACTACTAGTTGGTAGAAGTATATCAATCTCTTTACTGGATGGTGTGATCAAACTGTTATTCATACCACAGGTATTTGGCAAGTCCACTGTGGTGCCACAAACATCCACGGAAACTGCCGAAAGCTTCATGGAGGCCGTAAGATTTGGTTCATTAGACAGCGTTCCCACTGGTACAACACGAACCGCACCCTCAGTCCCTTCCTCAGGGCTCATTGTTGCACCTTGGTCCAAAGAGGATTTTGACGAAACTTCCTCATGAATCCCTGTTTCACGCCAGTTAAAAAAACGCTGAGGTTGAACAGAGTTTGAAGCACTTGACTCGCTTTTAGCAGCGAGTCCAATTTGGGAAGGTCCACTGTCTGCAGCTGTTCTCCCCTGCGGATGTGGAGATGCAGGTGATTGCGCAAGGCCAGGCTTTTTCGGAGGAATGGGTGGAGGATTTCCTCTGTCTACTCTTGATATTGTTGGTGATTTTATACCAGGTGCCAATGGACCTTGTGGACTCGAGACTTTACTAGAGGTTGGTGATTGAGTGGAATCACCAGTTGGTGTTTTTGGCGAACTACCCAACTGTCGATAGTCAGTACCAAAAGGGGAATTATTCGCAGTTTTAAGATTGCTTGGCTGGCTTGTGAACCTAGAAAGGACTTGGGTCACTGTATTACGAGCCAACTGTTTGGCAGCTGAACTGTCCGAGGTAGTGGGTGACAGATCCCTTGGGGGAGGACTCTGTAAGACTCCAGTCTGCTGATCTTGCTCTGCTTGAGCCTGGAATTTAAACCGAGCAGCATGAAACCTTTGATTCAGCCCAGCTTGATAGGATGACTGGAAGCTAGTGCTGGGGCTTGCCGAACTAGTTAGTCGCTTTGTCAAGACAGGTGATGAGCATGGCGAAGATGAtactgaggaagcagctgaagagttTACAGTGTTGCTTGGAGAAAGTGAGGTACCACCGGTGAAATGTGGTGCAGCACCATTGGCCACACTAGCACTTCCATTTTCAACAATGTGCTCTGGAGATGGAGAAGCTAGTTTGTTTTCGACTGAGAAAAGACTATCTGCTCCATTGCAGTCAGTTGTTTGACCATCATCATTAACAACCATAAATGCAGTGCAATGCCCGTTCAGTTGTGGAACAAGTGCAGATGGTTTTGAGGATGTGCAGTGTATCTCTTTTACATCACTTCCGTTTGACACTTTCACGGGAGAGAAATCAGTTTGGCATGAAGGCGACAccgacttgcttttattagccccaGAATCTACTGGCAGGGTTACTGGTGATTTTGGTTCATTCGCTACTACATTAATGGAGTTTTCTGTTCCATTTTTAATCTCTTCAATAACTTGTTTCAAATGTTCTACTTCCTCATTGAGGGCTTGTGCCCGGTTTTCTTCCCGGTTTAGCTTGGCCCGCAGCTGCTCCTTCTCAGTGTCAAACTCTGAGAGCTGCTTCTCCATTTGGGCCTCCCTTTGCAAGGCTCGCCTCTTCTCGGAGGCCAACTCCTCCTCCCGTTCACCGCTTCTGGCCATCTCTTTCTCCAGCTTTAGTTTCAACTCCACAGCTTTCTGCACTTCCTCTGCCGCCTTATTGGTTGCTTTTTTGCATTCTTTCATCAGCACTGTGGTTAGCTGTTTGTGTCGTGATCGTTCCTCCTCCAACTGCGTAGACAGCTTCTTCTGCTCCTTTTCCACTTTCTTCACTTGTGACTTTTCAAATTCCAACTGAAAGGGTGAATTTTGGGGCAGaagcagaaaaaaaaaacaaaattatacTTCAATCATTCATTTGCGCTCCTCCCAATGAAAAGTAATGCATCTTTCATATTTAAATTTACACTGTTGGCAGTGATGCAGATCTTACACTAAGAATGAAGTTCAAAGTAGACTAGCCTTTCTGCTACTTATTATGAAGTCGCTATTTAAGATACATCCACAGCTGTATCTTTCTGCTCATTTGCAGCTGACCCCATTTCACAGACAGCTTGAGGAATTGACAGCTGCCGCAAACTAAGCTGGAGGAGGGCAGGAACAGCTGGATTAGAGGTTTGGTGGAACAACTaattaaaatgaaaaaaaaaaatggagCTTTTTGAAAAAAGTCTCTCTAAAGATGTTTCATATTTTGCTGTTTTATGTTCTATGCACCATTTGTAGTTATGGCCGCTTGTCAACATTTAAAACTACAGCTGGACATCTTGATTTTACATGGAATATTTACAAGGAAAGAAACATGAAATGAAATAGTAACAAGTCTTTAACTAAGCTTTAAAAAAGCTAGACATGGAAATACACTGTGCAGACATGGCACCTGTTACATACAACATGGGAAGATTCAGGTACATGGCACGTTGACATAAGCTTAGTTCTAGGTTGCATGATGATCATGATTATTAACAAGAACGCACAATGCTCATTCCTCTGCTCCTGACCACATTATTCGAGACATCTTTAACAACCCAAACAGGTTCCTCCCTTAGCCTTTTATAAATTCACACATGCACAGTATAGTGCTAAAATTATGTTTACATTTTGGAATGGTTATGAAATCTGATTCACTATAAATGGGCTGGTTCGACAACAATGACAACCAGAAAATTACTTCTTCACTTCCACTGGAAGGGTAAAGGAGCACTGCGCAGACCTTGTGCTGCATCACACCAGCAGGTGGCTCAACATCAACCCAACTCACAAAAGGCTGTGAGGGGGCGTTTCTCTCCTTACTCAATGAATAATCAGTTGTCGCAGCAGATTCCCAGACTCCTGGAACTGCTGGTTGCTTGGCAACTGGCTTGAGATCCAAAATAATTAC
The Heterodontus francisci isolate sHetFra1 chromosome 25, sHetFra1.hap1, whole genome shotgun sequence genome window above contains:
- the cttnbp2nlb gene encoding CTTNBP2 N-terminal like b isoform X1, translating into MEAAGFLQITVPKLYQARISYAANMNLENLSKPELLMFFSVLEGELEARDVVIEALQAQHRDRFIQERYGRYNISDPFLALQRDCESIRDGNHGDKQPVCTNPLSVLKVVMTQCKKMQERMVSQLAAAESRHRKVILDLEEERRRHAQDTAEGDDVTYMLEKERERLTQQLEFEKSQVKKVEKEQKKLSTQLEEERSRHKQLTTVLMKECKKATNKAAEEVQKAVELKLKLEKEMARSGEREEELASEKRRALQREAQMEKQLSEFDTEKEQLRAKLNREENRAQALNEEVEHLKQVIEEIKNGTENSINVVANEPKSPVTLPVDSGANKSKSVSPSCQTDFSPVKVSNGSDVKEIHCTSSKPSALVPQLNGHCTAFMVVNDDGQTTDCNGADSLFSVENKLASPSPEHIVENGSASVANGAAPHFTGGTSLSPSNTVNSSAASSVSSSPCSSPVLTKRLTSSASPSTSFQSSYQAGLNQRFHAARFKFQAQAEQDQQTGVLQSPPPRDLSPTTSDSSAAKQLARNTVTQVLSRFTSQPSNLKTANNSPFGTDYRQLGSSPKTPTGDSTQSPTSSKVSSPQGPLAPGIKSPTISRVDRGNPPPIPPKKPGLAQSPASPHPQGRTAADSGPSQIGLAAKSESSASNSVQPQRFFNWRETGIHEEVSSKSSLDQGATMSPEEGTEGAVRVVPVGTLSNEPNLTASMKLSAVSVDVCGTTVDLPNTCGMNNSLITPSSKEIDILLPTSS
- the cttnbp2nlb gene encoding CTTNBP2 N-terminal like b isoform X2, with protein sequence MNLENLSKPELLMFFSVLEGELEARDVVIEALQAQHRDRFIQERYGRYNISDPFLALQRDCESIRDGNHGDKQPVCTNPLSVLKVVMTQCKKMQERMVSQLAAAESRHRKVILDLEEERRRHAQDTAEGDDVTYMLEKERERLTQQLEFEKSQVKKVEKEQKKLSTQLEEERSRHKQLTTVLMKECKKATNKAAEEVQKAVELKLKLEKEMARSGEREEELASEKRRALQREAQMEKQLSEFDTEKEQLRAKLNREENRAQALNEEVEHLKQVIEEIKNGTENSINVVANEPKSPVTLPVDSGANKSKSVSPSCQTDFSPVKVSNGSDVKEIHCTSSKPSALVPQLNGHCTAFMVVNDDGQTTDCNGADSLFSVENKLASPSPEHIVENGSASVANGAAPHFTGGTSLSPSNTVNSSAASSVSSSPCSSPVLTKRLTSSASPSTSFQSSYQAGLNQRFHAARFKFQAQAEQDQQTGVLQSPPPRDLSPTTSDSSAAKQLARNTVTQVLSRFTSQPSNLKTANNSPFGTDYRQLGSSPKTPTGDSTQSPTSSKVSSPQGPLAPGIKSPTISRVDRGNPPPIPPKKPGLAQSPASPHPQGRTAADSGPSQIGLAAKSESSASNSVQPQRFFNWRETGIHEEVSSKSSLDQGATMSPEEGTEGAVRVVPVGTLSNEPNLTASMKLSAVSVDVCGTTVDLPNTCGMNNSLITPSSKEIDILLPTSS